One Phalacrocorax aristotelis chromosome 12, bGulAri2.1, whole genome shotgun sequence DNA window includes the following coding sequences:
- the LDB1 gene encoding LIM domain-binding protein 1 isoform X1, which translates to MSVGCACPGCSSKSFKLYSPKEPPNGNAFPPFHPGTMLDRDVGPTPMYPPTYLEPGIGRHTPYGNQTDYRIFELNKRLQNWTEECDNLWWDAFTTEFFEDDAMLTITFCLEDGPKRYTIGRTLIPRYFRSIFEGGATELYYVLKHPKESFHNNFVSLDCDQCTMVTQHGKPMFTQVCVEGRLYLEFMFDDMMRIKTWHFSIRQHRELIPRSILAMHAQDPQMLDQLSKNITRCGLSNSTLNYLRLCVILEPMQELMSRHKTYSLSPRDCLKTCLFQKWQRMVAPPAEPARQQPSKRRKRKMSGGSTMSSGGGNTNNSNSKKKSPASTFALSSQVPDVMVVGEPTLMGGEFGDEDERLITRLENTQFDAANGIDDEDSFNNSPALGANSPWNSKPPSSQESKSENPTSQASQ; encoded by the exons GCTGTTCCTCTAAGTCGTTCAAGCTGTACTCGCCAAAGGAGCCCCCGAACGGCAACGCCTTCCCCCCATTCCACCCGGGCACCATGCTGGATCGAGATGTGGG ACCTACTCCCATGTACCCACCGACATACCTGGAGCCTGGAATCGG GAGGCACACGCCGTATGGGAACCAGACCGACTACAGGATATTTGAGCTCAACAAGCGGCTGCAGAACTGGacagag GAATGTGACAATCTGTGGTGGGATGCCTTCACCACGGAGTTCTTTGAGGATGACGCCATGTTAACAATCACTTTCTGCTTGGAGGATGGACCAAAGAGATACA CGATTGGCCGGACTCTGATTCCCCGTTACTTCCGCAGCATCTTTGAAGGGGGGGCCACAGAGCTCTACTATGTGCTGAAGCACCCCAAGGAGTCCTTCCACAACAACTTTGTCTCGCTGGACTGTGACCAGTGCACCATGGTCACGCAGCACGGCAAGCCCATGTTCACCCAG GTGTGTGTGGAGGGGCGGCTCTACCTGGAGTTCATGTTCGATGACATGATGAGGATAAAGACGTGGCATTTCAGCATCCGCCAGCATCGAGAGCTCATCCCCCGCAGCATCCTTGCCATGCAT GCACAGGACCCCCAGATGCTGGACCAGTTATCCAAGAACATCACCCGCTGTGGGCTCTCAAACTCCACACTCAACTACCTCCGA ctctgtgtAATCCTAGAACCAATGCAGGAGCTCATGTCACGGCACAAGACCTACAGCCTCAGTCCCCGGGACTGCCTCAAGACTTGCCTCTTCCAGAAGTGGCAGCGGATGGTCGCTCCGCCTG cGGAACCAGCACGGCAGCAGCCCAGCAAGCGCCGGAAAAGGAAGATGTCGGGGGGCAGCACCATGAGCTCCGGTGGGGGAAACaccaacaacagcaacagcaagaaGAAGAGCCCGGCCAGCACCTTTGCCCTGTCCAGTCAGGTACCT GATGTGATGGTGGTAGGTGAGCCCACGCTGATGGGGGGGGAGTTCGGGGACGAGGATGAGCGGCTCATCACCCGGCTGGAGAACACGCAATTTGACGCCGCCAACGGCATTGACGACGAGGACAGCTTCAACAACTCGCCAGCGCTGGGGGCCAACAGCCCCTGGAACAGCAAACCGCCCTCCAGCCAGGAGAGCAAGTCAGAGAACCCCACGTCGCAGGCGTCACAGTAA
- the LDB1 gene encoding LIM domain-binding protein 1 isoform X2, which produces MSVGCACPGCSSKSFKLYSPKEPPNGNAFPPFHPGTMLDRDVGPTPMYPPTYLEPGIGRHTPYGNQTDYRIFELNKRLQNWTEECDNLWWDAFTTEFFEDDAMLTITFCLEDGPKRYTIGRTLIPRYFRSIFEGGATELYYVLKHPKESFHNNFVSLDCDQCTMVTQHGKPMFTQVCVEGRLYLEFMFDDMMRIKTWHFSIRQHRELIPRSILAMHAQDPQMLDQLSKNITRCGLSNSTLNYLRLCVILEPMQELMSRHKTYSLSPRDCLKTCLFQKWQRMVAPPAEPARQQPSKRRKRKMSGGSTMSSGGGNTNNSNSKKKSPASTFALSSQDVMVVGEPTLMGGEFGDEDERLITRLENTQFDAANGIDDEDSFNNSPALGANSPWNSKPPSSQESKSENPTSQASQ; this is translated from the exons GCTGTTCCTCTAAGTCGTTCAAGCTGTACTCGCCAAAGGAGCCCCCGAACGGCAACGCCTTCCCCCCATTCCACCCGGGCACCATGCTGGATCGAGATGTGGG ACCTACTCCCATGTACCCACCGACATACCTGGAGCCTGGAATCGG GAGGCACACGCCGTATGGGAACCAGACCGACTACAGGATATTTGAGCTCAACAAGCGGCTGCAGAACTGGacagag GAATGTGACAATCTGTGGTGGGATGCCTTCACCACGGAGTTCTTTGAGGATGACGCCATGTTAACAATCACTTTCTGCTTGGAGGATGGACCAAAGAGATACA CGATTGGCCGGACTCTGATTCCCCGTTACTTCCGCAGCATCTTTGAAGGGGGGGCCACAGAGCTCTACTATGTGCTGAAGCACCCCAAGGAGTCCTTCCACAACAACTTTGTCTCGCTGGACTGTGACCAGTGCACCATGGTCACGCAGCACGGCAAGCCCATGTTCACCCAG GTGTGTGTGGAGGGGCGGCTCTACCTGGAGTTCATGTTCGATGACATGATGAGGATAAAGACGTGGCATTTCAGCATCCGCCAGCATCGAGAGCTCATCCCCCGCAGCATCCTTGCCATGCAT GCACAGGACCCCCAGATGCTGGACCAGTTATCCAAGAACATCACCCGCTGTGGGCTCTCAAACTCCACACTCAACTACCTCCGA ctctgtgtAATCCTAGAACCAATGCAGGAGCTCATGTCACGGCACAAGACCTACAGCCTCAGTCCCCGGGACTGCCTCAAGACTTGCCTCTTCCAGAAGTGGCAGCGGATGGTCGCTCCGCCTG cGGAACCAGCACGGCAGCAGCCCAGCAAGCGCCGGAAAAGGAAGATGTCGGGGGGCAGCACCATGAGCTCCGGTGGGGGAAACaccaacaacagcaacagcaagaaGAAGAGCCCGGCCAGCACCTTTGCCCTGTCCAGTCAG GATGTGATGGTGGTAGGTGAGCCCACGCTGATGGGGGGGGAGTTCGGGGACGAGGATGAGCGGCTCATCACCCGGCTGGAGAACACGCAATTTGACGCCGCCAACGGCATTGACGACGAGGACAGCTTCAACAACTCGCCAGCGCTGGGGGCCAACAGCCCCTGGAACAGCAAACCGCCCTCCAGCCAGGAGAGCAAGTCAGAGAACCCCACGTCGCAGGCGTCACAGTAA
- the LDB1 gene encoding LIM domain-binding protein 1 isoform X4: MLDRDVGPTPMYPPTYLEPGIGRHTPYGNQTDYRIFELNKRLQNWTEECDNLWWDAFTTEFFEDDAMLTITFCLEDGPKRYTIGRTLIPRYFRSIFEGGATELYYVLKHPKESFHNNFVSLDCDQCTMVTQHGKPMFTQVCVEGRLYLEFMFDDMMRIKTWHFSIRQHRELIPRSILAMHAQDPQMLDQLSKNITRCGLSNSTLNYLRLCVILEPMQELMSRHKTYSLSPRDCLKTCLFQKWQRMVAPPAEPARQQPSKRRKRKMSGGSTMSSGGGNTNNSNSKKKSPASTFALSSQVPDVMVVGEPTLMGGEFGDEDERLITRLENTQFDAANGIDDEDSFNNSPALGANSPWNSKPPSSQESKSENPTSQASQ, from the exons ATGCTGGATCGAGATGTGGG ACCTACTCCCATGTACCCACCGACATACCTGGAGCCTGGAATCGG GAGGCACACGCCGTATGGGAACCAGACCGACTACAGGATATTTGAGCTCAACAAGCGGCTGCAGAACTGGacagag GAATGTGACAATCTGTGGTGGGATGCCTTCACCACGGAGTTCTTTGAGGATGACGCCATGTTAACAATCACTTTCTGCTTGGAGGATGGACCAAAGAGATACA CGATTGGCCGGACTCTGATTCCCCGTTACTTCCGCAGCATCTTTGAAGGGGGGGCCACAGAGCTCTACTATGTGCTGAAGCACCCCAAGGAGTCCTTCCACAACAACTTTGTCTCGCTGGACTGTGACCAGTGCACCATGGTCACGCAGCACGGCAAGCCCATGTTCACCCAG GTGTGTGTGGAGGGGCGGCTCTACCTGGAGTTCATGTTCGATGACATGATGAGGATAAAGACGTGGCATTTCAGCATCCGCCAGCATCGAGAGCTCATCCCCCGCAGCATCCTTGCCATGCAT GCACAGGACCCCCAGATGCTGGACCAGTTATCCAAGAACATCACCCGCTGTGGGCTCTCAAACTCCACACTCAACTACCTCCGA ctctgtgtAATCCTAGAACCAATGCAGGAGCTCATGTCACGGCACAAGACCTACAGCCTCAGTCCCCGGGACTGCCTCAAGACTTGCCTCTTCCAGAAGTGGCAGCGGATGGTCGCTCCGCCTG cGGAACCAGCACGGCAGCAGCCCAGCAAGCGCCGGAAAAGGAAGATGTCGGGGGGCAGCACCATGAGCTCCGGTGGGGGAAACaccaacaacagcaacagcaagaaGAAGAGCCCGGCCAGCACCTTTGCCCTGTCCAGTCAGGTACCT GATGTGATGGTGGTAGGTGAGCCCACGCTGATGGGGGGGGAGTTCGGGGACGAGGATGAGCGGCTCATCACCCGGCTGGAGAACACGCAATTTGACGCCGCCAACGGCATTGACGACGAGGACAGCTTCAACAACTCGCCAGCGCTGGGGGCCAACAGCCCCTGGAACAGCAAACCGCCCTCCAGCCAGGAGAGCAAGTCAGAGAACCCCACGTCGCAGGCGTCACAGTAA
- the LDB1 gene encoding LIM domain-binding protein 1 isoform X3, with product MWDLLPCTHRHTWSLESAVPPSDCLLCCLDRRHTPYGNQTDYRIFELNKRLQNWTEECDNLWWDAFTTEFFEDDAMLTITFCLEDGPKRYTIGRTLIPRYFRSIFEGGATELYYVLKHPKESFHNNFVSLDCDQCTMVTQHGKPMFTQVCVEGRLYLEFMFDDMMRIKTWHFSIRQHRELIPRSILAMHAQDPQMLDQLSKNITRCGLSNSTLNYLRLCVILEPMQELMSRHKTYSLSPRDCLKTCLFQKWQRMVAPPAEPARQQPSKRRKRKMSGGSTMSSGGGNTNNSNSKKKSPASTFALSSQVPDVMVVGEPTLMGGEFGDEDERLITRLENTQFDAANGIDDEDSFNNSPALGANSPWNSKPPSSQESKSENPTSQASQ from the exons ATGTGGG ACCTACTCCCATGTACCCACCGACATACCTGGAGCCTGGAATCGG CTGTCCCCCCCTCTGACTGCTTGCTCTGCTGTCTGGACAGGAGGCACACGCCGTATGGGAACCAGACCGACTACAGGATATTTGAGCTCAACAAGCGGCTGCAGAACTGGacagag GAATGTGACAATCTGTGGTGGGATGCCTTCACCACGGAGTTCTTTGAGGATGACGCCATGTTAACAATCACTTTCTGCTTGGAGGATGGACCAAAGAGATACA CGATTGGCCGGACTCTGATTCCCCGTTACTTCCGCAGCATCTTTGAAGGGGGGGCCACAGAGCTCTACTATGTGCTGAAGCACCCCAAGGAGTCCTTCCACAACAACTTTGTCTCGCTGGACTGTGACCAGTGCACCATGGTCACGCAGCACGGCAAGCCCATGTTCACCCAG GTGTGTGTGGAGGGGCGGCTCTACCTGGAGTTCATGTTCGATGACATGATGAGGATAAAGACGTGGCATTTCAGCATCCGCCAGCATCGAGAGCTCATCCCCCGCAGCATCCTTGCCATGCAT GCACAGGACCCCCAGATGCTGGACCAGTTATCCAAGAACATCACCCGCTGTGGGCTCTCAAACTCCACACTCAACTACCTCCGA ctctgtgtAATCCTAGAACCAATGCAGGAGCTCATGTCACGGCACAAGACCTACAGCCTCAGTCCCCGGGACTGCCTCAAGACTTGCCTCTTCCAGAAGTGGCAGCGGATGGTCGCTCCGCCTG cGGAACCAGCACGGCAGCAGCCCAGCAAGCGCCGGAAAAGGAAGATGTCGGGGGGCAGCACCATGAGCTCCGGTGGGGGAAACaccaacaacagcaacagcaagaaGAAGAGCCCGGCCAGCACCTTTGCCCTGTCCAGTCAGGTACCT GATGTGATGGTGGTAGGTGAGCCCACGCTGATGGGGGGGGAGTTCGGGGACGAGGATGAGCGGCTCATCACCCGGCTGGAGAACACGCAATTTGACGCCGCCAACGGCATTGACGACGAGGACAGCTTCAACAACTCGCCAGCGCTGGGGGCCAACAGCCCCTGGAACAGCAAACCGCCCTCCAGCCAGGAGAGCAAGTCAGAGAACCCCACGTCGCAGGCGTCACAGTAA